A single region of the Archangium lipolyticum genome encodes:
- a CDS encoding ABC transporter ATP-binding protein, translated as MIEVTNLHKRFGAVTAVEDVSFRAENGVVTGLLGPNGAGKTTTLRMLYTLIRPDRGSAKVDGVEVAERPLDVRRAIGVLPDARGLYPRLTAREHIHYAGTLHGLSGAALDKRIDELVELLEMKEIANRRTEGFSQGERMKVALARALVHGPRNVLLDEPTNGLDVMSTRAVRTLIRRLREQGHCVVFSSHVMQEVGALCDRIVVVARGRVVAEGTPDELRSRTGKDSLEEAFVTVIGSDQGLMQ; from the coding sequence ATGATCGAAGTGACGAACCTGCACAAGCGCTTCGGCGCGGTGACGGCGGTGGAGGACGTGAGCTTCCGCGCCGAGAATGGCGTGGTGACGGGACTGCTCGGGCCGAACGGCGCGGGCAAGACGACCACGCTGCGGATGCTCTACACGCTCATCCGGCCGGACCGGGGCAGCGCGAAGGTGGACGGAGTGGAGGTGGCCGAGCGCCCGCTGGATGTTCGCCGGGCCATCGGCGTGCTGCCAGACGCGCGCGGTCTCTACCCGCGCCTCACCGCCCGTGAGCACATCCACTACGCGGGCACGCTGCACGGCCTGTCGGGCGCCGCACTGGACAAGCGCATCGACGAGCTGGTGGAGCTGCTGGAGATGAAGGAGATCGCCAACCGTCGCACGGAGGGCTTCAGCCAGGGCGAGCGAATGAAGGTGGCGCTGGCACGGGCGCTGGTGCACGGGCCGCGCAACGTGCTGTTGGACGAGCCCACCAACGGCCTGGACGTGATGAGCACGCGCGCGGTGCGCACGCTCATCCGCCGGTTGCGAGAGCAGGGACACTGCGTGGTGTTCTCCAGCCACGTGATGCAGGAGGTGGGGGCGCTGTGCGACCGCATCGTGGTGGTGGCGCGGGGCCGGGTGGTGGCGGAGGGCACCCCGGACGAGCTGCGCTCGCGCACGGGGAAGGACAGCCTGGAGGAGGCTTTCGTGACGGTCATCGGCAGTGACCAGGGGTTGATGCAGTGA
- a CDS encoding GGDEF domain-containing protein, with the protein MSERAPQICPLTGAYLRPYFESLLVKAVSDAHAARMPLTLLWVDADETQEGNDTHGREAMDAALSGLVDELAAELDGRGPIGRMEGDAFAASLYAVAPYMGERLAEGLRRRLAARTFHSGAGDFHLTVSVGVAGLRPGEPYGNLLEAAEATCVQAKQAGRDRVVVR; encoded by the coding sequence GTGTCCGAGCGCGCCCCCCAAATCTGTCCGCTGACGGGGGCGTACCTGCGCCCCTACTTCGAGTCGCTGCTGGTCAAGGCGGTGTCGGACGCGCACGCGGCGCGCATGCCCCTGACGCTGCTCTGGGTGGACGCGGATGAAACCCAGGAAGGCAACGACACGCACGGGCGCGAGGCCATGGACGCGGCGCTGAGCGGGTTGGTGGACGAGCTCGCGGCGGAGCTGGACGGGCGCGGGCCCATCGGCCGCATGGAGGGAGACGCCTTCGCGGCGAGCCTCTACGCGGTGGCGCCGTACATGGGAGAGCGGCTGGCGGAGGGGCTGCGCCGCAGGCTCGCGGCACGCACCTTCCACTCGGGCGCGGGCGACTTCCACCTCACCGTCTCCGTGGGCGTGGCGGGGCTGCGTCCCGGGGAGCCCTACGGCAACCTGCTGGAGGCGGCGGAGGCCACGTGCGTGCAGGCGAAGCAGGCGGGGCGCGACCGGGTGGTGGTCCGGTAG
- a CDS encoding sigma-54-dependent Fis family transcriptional regulator: protein MASRDDKSHEGAEKEQHSPPGRPSRSRTFQSVQTVTGGASSPAASSESRELSADTRNERLGRESRATESGTETRLLPGNWDAAYLEPKALLVQREGLEDLTVPLYPDRSYVFGRAPESTVVFSHDAVSRQHGRLSFREDHRWVYRDLNSRNGSFMGREEARVSSDERLRFQRMGPSHDWVLEAGDVVLLGNGKSRITLLAEVPQGLVAGARVKQAVSAVTAQLERAIDRCAHHHLPVFLRGDSGTGKTFIAREIHSRSGLDGNFVILNCGRLPQDSSALSSELLGHVKGAFTDALPRVGKLYSANGGTLFLDEVEFLPAIAQDFLVDVLEGTGSFAPLGAPADFREPPPRFRLISASKVPLRQTGLRPDLAQRLAAGDFIILPTLEERREDIPRLVESFLHRLKVEQQYDAELTRDAIAFLQRADWPGQIRELESTVKTVVAREAAQQLLEGIERQRVIVTLEAVTSYLEQRELGFGGPLSMASPRTTLPGVEMPPSVRKRPGDLTARDIQEALAKHEGNRTRAAAELGVALNTLKARMKAFGIE from the coding sequence ATGGCGAGCCGGGACGACAAGTCGCACGAAGGAGCAGAAAAGGAGCAGCACTCGCCCCCGGGCCGACCTTCTCGCAGCAGGACCTTCCAGTCCGTCCAGACGGTGACCGGGGGGGCGTCCTCCCCGGCGGCGTCTTCCGAGTCGCGGGAGCTCTCGGCGGACACGCGCAACGAGCGGTTGGGGCGTGAGTCCCGGGCCACGGAGAGCGGCACGGAGACACGGTTGCTGCCGGGCAACTGGGACGCGGCCTATCTGGAGCCCAAGGCGCTCCTGGTGCAGCGCGAGGGCCTCGAGGATCTGACGGTGCCGCTGTACCCGGACCGGTCCTACGTGTTCGGGCGGGCGCCCGAGTCCACGGTGGTCTTCTCCCACGACGCGGTGTCGCGGCAGCACGGGCGCCTGTCGTTCCGCGAGGATCACCGCTGGGTGTACAGGGATCTCAACTCGAGGAACGGGAGCTTCATGGGGCGGGAGGAGGCGCGGGTCTCGAGCGATGAGCGCCTGCGCTTCCAACGCATGGGGCCCTCGCACGACTGGGTGCTGGAGGCCGGGGACGTGGTGTTGCTCGGCAACGGCAAGAGCCGCATCACCCTGCTGGCGGAGGTGCCCCAGGGGTTGGTGGCGGGTGCTCGCGTGAAGCAGGCGGTCTCGGCCGTCACGGCCCAGCTCGAGCGCGCCATCGACCGGTGTGCCCACCACCACCTGCCGGTGTTCCTGCGAGGGGACTCGGGCACGGGGAAGACGTTCATCGCGCGGGAGATCCACAGCCGCAGCGGGCTGGACGGCAACTTCGTCATCCTCAACTGCGGGCGGCTGCCGCAGGACTCGTCGGCGCTCTCCAGTGAGCTGCTCGGGCACGTGAAGGGCGCCTTCACGGACGCACTGCCCCGGGTGGGCAAGCTCTACAGCGCCAACGGGGGGACCCTCTTCCTGGACGAGGTGGAGTTCCTGCCGGCCATCGCGCAGGACTTCCTCGTGGACGTGCTGGAGGGCACGGGCAGCTTCGCGCCACTGGGGGCTCCCGCGGACTTCCGCGAGCCGCCGCCGCGCTTCCGGCTCATCTCCGCGTCCAAGGTGCCCCTGCGGCAGACGGGGCTGAGGCCGGACCTGGCGCAGCGGCTCGCGGCGGGGGACTTCATCATCCTCCCCACGCTCGAGGAGCGGCGCGAGGACATCCCCCGCCTGGTGGAGTCCTTCCTGCACCGCCTCAAGGTCGAGCAGCAGTACGACGCGGAGCTCACGCGGGACGCCATCGCCTTCCTGCAGCGGGCGGACTGGCCGGGGCAGATCCGTGAGTTGGAGTCGACGGTGAAGACGGTGGTGGCCCGCGAGGCGGCGCAGCAGCTGCTGGAGGGAATCGAGCGCCAGCGCGTCATCGTCACCCTGGAGGCGGTGACGTCCTACCTGGAGCAACGGGAGCTGGGGTTCGGCGGTCCGCTCTCCATGGCCTCGCCGAGGACGACCCTGCCCGGTGTGGAGATGCCCCCGTCCGTGCGCAAGCGCCCCGGGGACCTGACGGCGCGGGACATCCAGGAGGCCCTGGCGAAGCACGAGGGCAACAGGACCCGGGCCGCGGCGGAACTCGGGGTCGCGCTCAACACCCTCAAGGCGCGGATGAAGGCCTTCGGCATCGAGTGA
- a CDS encoding SMI1/KNR4 family protein, whose amino-acid sequence MSIQALLEQVSRDHFPNPPATPAQLDDFERRVGWRLDPELRAFYLHCNGAELFERPNSPYRFLPLSGIIRARIAIRGRDEDSRGPASWYVLCDVGDGNYVLIDAGNSMNGRYPLMDGYREMFPDPEYCERIASSFSEFLDRTLASGGRHFWLEEQQSESTR is encoded by the coding sequence ATGTCGATTCAAGCCCTGCTCGAACAGGTCTCGCGTGACCACTTTCCGAATCCACCGGCTACGCCCGCGCAGCTCGATGACTTCGAGCGGCGGGTGGGCTGGCGCCTGGATCCGGAACTCCGCGCCTTCTACCTTCATTGCAACGGTGCCGAGCTCTTCGAGCGGCCGAACTCGCCTTATCGATTCCTGCCCTTGTCTGGAATCATCCGGGCGCGGATTGCCATCCGTGGCAGGGATGAGGATTCGCGTGGTCCTGCCTCCTGGTACGTCCTCTGCGACGTGGGAGATGGCAACTACGTCTTGATTGATGCTGGCAACTCGATGAACGGGCGCTATCCCCTCATGGACGGCTACCGGGAGATGTTTCCGGACCCTGAATACTGCGAGCGGATCGCGAGCTCCTTCTCGGAGTTCCTCGATAGGACCCTGGCGAGCGGTGGCAGACATTTCTGGCTGGAAGAGCAGCAGAGCGAGAGTACCCGATGA
- a CDS encoding ABC transporter permease, translated as MRALLTAVFRKEMRDHLRDRRSVTSVLGGSLVGPILFAVMFTVIASWNRQDKPLELPVVGRANAPSLMAYLERSGAKLSEAPADYESRIQAGTLDAVLIIPEDYGKDFAAGRSAKVQLVMDNSRNKARATIKRTQALLSQYSGSLGTQRLLARGVAPELAMPVRVEEVDLSTPERLAASILNMIPIFLVMACFIGGLNVAIDTMAGERERGSLESLLLNPVERGTLVLGKWLSTTVFSCITVVVVSVAFTVVAKRIPLQDLGVKVSLEPATALAMVGAVLPMALLSSAAQMLVSTFARSYKEAQTYLQLLMMLPTLPGMVLALSPIQSQMWMYGVPVLGQQLLVSELMRGESLGVLPFVLSTVGCLVLTALCLTQISRLLSDERIVFGRS; from the coding sequence GTGAGAGCGCTCCTGACGGCGGTGTTTCGCAAGGAGATGAGGGACCACCTGCGCGACCGGCGCTCGGTGACGAGCGTGCTGGGCGGCTCGCTGGTGGGGCCCATCCTCTTCGCGGTGATGTTCACGGTGATCGCCTCGTGGAACCGGCAGGACAAGCCGCTGGAGCTGCCGGTGGTGGGGCGGGCGAACGCGCCGAGCCTCATGGCGTACCTGGAGCGCTCGGGGGCGAAGCTGTCCGAGGCTCCCGCCGACTACGAGTCGCGCATCCAGGCGGGCACGCTGGACGCGGTGCTCATCATCCCCGAGGACTACGGGAAGGACTTCGCGGCGGGACGCTCGGCGAAGGTGCAACTGGTGATGGACAACTCGCGCAACAAGGCGCGTGCGACCATCAAGCGGACGCAGGCGTTGCTGAGCCAGTATTCGGGGAGCCTGGGGACGCAGCGGCTGCTGGCGCGCGGGGTGGCGCCGGAACTGGCCATGCCCGTGCGGGTGGAGGAGGTGGACCTGTCCACGCCGGAGCGCCTGGCCGCGAGCATCCTCAACATGATTCCCATCTTCCTGGTGATGGCCTGCTTCATCGGTGGGCTGAACGTGGCCATCGACACCATGGCGGGCGAGCGCGAGCGCGGCTCGCTGGAGTCGCTGCTGCTCAACCCGGTGGAGCGCGGGACGCTGGTGCTGGGCAAGTGGCTGTCCACCACGGTGTTCTCCTGCATCACGGTGGTGGTGGTCTCGGTGGCCTTCACGGTCGTCGCGAAGCGGATACCGTTGCAGGACCTGGGTGTGAAGGTGAGCCTGGAGCCGGCGACGGCGCTGGCGATGGTGGGCGCGGTGCTGCCCATGGCGCTGTTGTCATCGGCGGCGCAGATGCTGGTGTCCACCTTCGCGCGCTCGTACAAGGAAGCGCAGACGTACCTGCAGCTCCTGATGATGCTGCCCACGTTGCCGGGCATGGTGCTGGCGCTGTCTCCCATCCAGAGCCAGATGTGGATGTACGGAGTGCCGGTGCTGGGGCAGCAACTGCTGGTGTCGGAGCTGATGCGGGGCGAATCGCTGGGCGTACTGCCCTTCGTGCTGAGCACGGTGGGCTGCCTGGTGCTGACGGCACTCTGCCTGACGCAGATCTCCCGGCTGCTGAGCGACGAGCGGATCGTCTTCGGCCGCTCGTGA
- the panD gene encoding aspartate 1-decarboxylase translates to MRRILFKSKIHRATVTQADLDYEGSVTIDRNLLRAADILPFEKVAVWNVTRGTRLETYALEGDAGSGVICINGAAAHLNKPGDLVILATFAEVEEHEAREWKPTVVFVDAKNRIVPGRTEEIPGPARRIA, encoded by the coding sequence ATGCGCCGAATCCTTTTCAAGTCGAAAATCCACCGCGCGACCGTCACCCAGGCCGATCTGGATTATGAGGGTTCGGTCACGATCGATCGCAACCTGCTGCGCGCCGCCGACATCCTCCCCTTCGAGAAGGTGGCGGTGTGGAACGTGACGCGCGGCACCCGCCTCGAGACGTACGCCCTCGAGGGCGACGCGGGCAGCGGCGTCATCTGCATCAACGGCGCGGCCGCGCACCTCAACAAGCCGGGTGACCTCGTCATCCTCGCCACCTTCGCCGAGGTGGAGGAGCACGAGGCCCGGGAGTGGAAGCCCACCGTCGTCTTCGTGGACGCGAAGAACCGCATCGTGCCGGGCCGGACGGAGGAGATTCCGGGTCCGGCGCGCCGCATCGCCTGA
- a CDS encoding LEA type 2 family protein, whose protein sequence is MTMKKNRSLLVLATVALALLAGCASLQRMAKNAFKKPRLTFKSARLSKASLSDATVDLTYQLENPNPLGLSLASIDYAFFVEDKQVVAGTPPKGLNIAARGKSDLVFPANVKFADIVPVVQTFLNKDTARYKAQGSVGIQTPIGVLRFPLEHEGVFEVPKVPQVQFESPRISNVTLQGATVEFPLVVRNRNSFPLPVGGISGALKVAGASVGTLSTGDLGLLEAGSTRQLTLPLNINFLRAASAATALRSGGNAQVKLEGQLVSGGQNVPLDVSQLLNFRR, encoded by the coding sequence ATGACCATGAAGAAGAACCGCTCCCTCCTCGTCCTCGCCACCGTCGCACTCGCCCTGCTCGCCGGCTGCGCCTCCCTGCAGCGCATGGCGAAGAACGCCTTCAAGAAGCCGCGCCTCACCTTCAAGTCCGCGCGTCTGTCCAAGGCCTCCCTCTCCGACGCCACCGTCGACCTCACCTACCAGTTGGAGAACCCCAACCCCCTCGGCCTGAGTCTGGCCTCCATCGACTACGCCTTCTTCGTCGAGGACAAGCAGGTGGTCGCCGGCACCCCGCCCAAGGGCCTCAACATCGCCGCCCGCGGCAAGTCCGACCTCGTCTTCCCCGCCAACGTGAAGTTCGCCGACATCGTCCCCGTCGTGCAGACGTTCCTCAACAAGGACACCGCCCGCTACAAGGCCCAGGGCAGCGTCGGCATCCAGACTCCCATCGGCGTGCTGCGCTTCCCCCTGGAGCACGAGGGCGTCTTCGAGGTCCCCAAGGTTCCCCAGGTCCAGTTCGAGTCTCCTCGCATCTCCAACGTCACCCTCCAGGGCGCCACCGTGGAGTTCCCCCTCGTGGTGAGGAACCGCAACAGCTTCCCCCTCCCCGTCGGCGGCATCAGCGGCGCCCTCAAGGTGGCCGGCGCCAGTGTGGGCACCCTGTCCACCGGGGACCTCGGCCTGCTGGAGGCCGGCAGCACCCGCCAGCTCACCCTGCCCCTCAACATCAACTTCCTGCGCGCCGCCTCCGCCGCCACCGCCCTGCGCTCCGGCGGCAACGCCCAGGTGAAGCTCGAGGGCCAGCTCGTATCCGGTGGGCAGAACGTCCCCCTGGATGTCTCGCAGCTCCTGAATTTCCGGCGATAA
- a CDS encoding DUF2804 domain-containing protein: MTPERELSLLPAPASVATASGEPRFGTYQGELPEVDLSRLKGRWAPVAAPARLLKRKRWHYTLAATPEVMALFAVVDVGYSANAFAVALDLKEQRPLCDVSFLGAPGPLAEVSDRPGAGLTASFRTLGGRLTARRGEDDERYRLHVDVSRLRTGSLQSFQWNGDLLVAGGPPALTVIAPVEKDGFVNVTQKRGGMLAFGSLEAGGKRFRLDGGVGGTDYTQGYLARHTAWRWAFLAGRLADGTPLGLNLVEGFNESTGTNENALWLGQRLYPLARAHFEYDRHELMNPWRMRTEDGAVDLRFHPLYVHREDHDFKVVVSHFAQPLGLFEGTVRVGGQTLRLSGVPGVTEDQDMLW, translated from the coding sequence ATGACACCGGAGCGAGAGTTGAGTCTCCTTCCGGCGCCGGCCTCGGTGGCCACGGCGTCGGGTGAACCCCGATTCGGTACCTACCAGGGCGAGCTGCCCGAGGTGGATCTCTCCCGGCTGAAGGGGAGGTGGGCCCCCGTGGCGGCCCCCGCCCGGCTGCTCAAGCGCAAGCGCTGGCACTACACCCTGGCCGCCACGCCGGAGGTGATGGCTCTCTTCGCGGTGGTGGACGTGGGCTACTCGGCCAACGCCTTCGCCGTGGCGCTCGACCTCAAGGAGCAGCGGCCTCTCTGCGACGTGAGCTTCCTGGGCGCCCCTGGCCCGCTGGCCGAGGTGAGTGACCGGCCGGGCGCGGGGCTGACGGCCTCGTTCCGCACGCTGGGCGGACGGCTCACGGCGCGGCGAGGCGAGGACGACGAGCGCTACCGCCTCCATGTGGACGTGAGCCGGTTGCGCACGGGCAGTCTCCAGTCCTTCCAGTGGAACGGGGACCTGCTGGTGGCCGGAGGCCCTCCGGCGCTGACGGTGATTGCCCCGGTGGAGAAGGACGGCTTCGTCAACGTCACCCAGAAGCGCGGCGGCATGCTGGCCTTTGGCAGCCTCGAGGCGGGCGGCAAGCGCTTCCGGCTTGATGGTGGGGTAGGGGGCACGGACTACACCCAGGGGTACCTGGCGCGGCACACCGCGTGGCGGTGGGCCTTCCTGGCCGGACGGCTGGCGGACGGCACCCCGTTGGGCCTCAACCTCGTCGAGGGCTTCAACGAGAGCACCGGCACCAACGAGAACGCCCTCTGGCTGGGGCAGCGGCTCTACCCGCTGGCCCGGGCGCACTTCGAGTACGACCGCCACGAGCTGATGAACCCCTGGCGCATGCGGACCGAGGATGGGGCGGTGGACCTGCGCTTCCATCCCCTCTACGTCCACCGGGAGGACCACGACTTCAAGGTGGTGGTGAGCCACTTCGCCCAGCCGCTCGGCCTCTTCGAGGGCACGGTACGGGTGGGTGGCCAGACGCTCCGCCTGTCCGGGGTTCCCGGCGTCACGGAGGATCAAGACATGCTGTGGTGA
- a CDS encoding alpha/beta hydrolase, which translates to MRVSASRLLPAVLCALLSLSACTRSAEAGPARKVALKPCRLEGASRQALCGTYEVWEDRAAKKGRKVPLKVVVAPALASSPEADPLVLLAGGPGQGAAKLAGQMMPILERIQRNRDVVFVDQRGTGESRPLECDPVPPDAPLSKQFDDTFYEQEFRKCLAGYDADVRLYTTPIAMDDLDEVREALGYEKLNLYGVSYGTRAALVYVRQHPEHVRTVILEGVAPMSLLLPLYVARDSQRALDLLFSNCEEDATCAKRYPDLRGRFEALLTQLQQTPVQTKLEHPLTGVPEDVTITRDGLAAVLRALLYMPEATSLVPLLLDRATQGDWRPLVAIHHSMSGVFDRNMSHGMFLSVVCSEDAPLITDEAITRETKGTWMGEAALRNMLKPCAFWPRGEVPKDYREPVKSDVPVLLLSGELDPVTPPEWAEDAKRTLTHSLHVTLPGVGHGTSAIGCARSLMADFVARGSVEGLEPKCGEGLKRPPFFTSFAGPVP; encoded by the coding sequence GTGAGGGTCTCCGCATCCCGGCTCCTCCCCGCTGTGCTGTGTGCCCTGCTGTCCCTGTCCGCCTGTACGCGGAGTGCGGAGGCGGGGCCCGCGAGGAAGGTGGCCCTCAAACCGTGCCGGCTGGAGGGGGCGAGTCGGCAGGCCCTGTGCGGCACCTACGAGGTGTGGGAGGACCGCGCCGCGAAGAAGGGGCGCAAGGTTCCGCTGAAGGTGGTGGTGGCACCGGCGCTGGCTTCCTCGCCGGAGGCGGACCCGCTGGTGCTGCTGGCGGGAGGCCCGGGGCAGGGGGCGGCGAAGCTGGCCGGGCAGATGATGCCCATCCTGGAGCGAATCCAGCGCAACCGGGACGTGGTCTTCGTGGACCAGCGAGGCACGGGGGAGTCGCGGCCGCTCGAGTGCGATCCGGTGCCACCGGACGCGCCGCTGTCGAAGCAGTTCGACGACACCTTCTACGAGCAGGAGTTCCGCAAGTGCCTGGCCGGGTATGACGCGGACGTACGCCTCTACACGACGCCCATCGCGATGGACGACCTGGACGAGGTGCGCGAGGCGCTCGGCTACGAGAAGCTGAACCTCTACGGTGTCTCATACGGCACGAGGGCGGCGCTGGTGTACGTGCGCCAGCACCCGGAGCACGTGCGCACGGTCATCCTCGAGGGCGTGGCGCCGATGTCGCTGCTGCTGCCCCTCTACGTGGCGCGGGACAGCCAGCGCGCGTTGGATCTGCTCTTCAGCAACTGCGAGGAGGACGCGACGTGCGCGAAGCGCTACCCGGACCTGCGGGGCCGCTTCGAGGCGCTGCTGACGCAGCTCCAGCAGACGCCGGTGCAGACGAAGCTGGAGCACCCGCTCACGGGAGTGCCGGAGGACGTCACCATCACCCGCGATGGACTGGCGGCGGTGCTGCGTGCGCTGCTCTACATGCCCGAGGCGACGTCGCTGGTGCCGCTGCTGCTGGACCGGGCGACGCAGGGGGACTGGAGGCCGCTGGTGGCCATCCACCACAGCATGAGCGGCGTCTTCGACCGCAACATGAGCCACGGCATGTTCCTGTCGGTGGTGTGCTCGGAGGATGCGCCGCTCATCACGGACGAGGCCATCACCCGCGAGACGAAGGGCACCTGGATGGGGGAGGCGGCGCTGCGCAACATGCTCAAGCCGTGCGCCTTCTGGCCGCGCGGCGAGGTACCGAAGGACTACCGCGAGCCGGTGAAGTCGGATGTGCCGGTGCTGCTGCTGTCGGGCGAGCTGGATCCGGTGACGCCTCCCGAGTGGGCCGAGGACGCGAAGCGCACGCTGACGCACAGCCTGCACGTGACGTTGCCGGGAGTGGGGCACGGGACGAGCGCCATCGGCTGTGCGCGGTCGCTGATGGCGGACTTCGTGGCCCGAGGCAGCGTGGAGGGGCTCGAGCCGAAGTGCGGCGAGGGCCTCAAGCGTCCACCCTTCTTCACCTCTTTCGCAGGCCCGGTGCCCTGA
- a CDS encoding EcsC family protein — translation MAIFDPIADKVKLLTPSELKKLADTKLSDLVQQEVPRSRKRVAELEQRYPSAGTRERAQRLIDEKKHVASMVGGISGVFGLLGLPADLTVMAWLQLTLLVDLATLYKVNLKSERARNELLDLYGYATGVGPVQRSGPRVLGKVAEVLLTKGGLHTLGRAMPLVAVPVTAYLNNQHIQKVGDHAVRSYEGFDKAHAKTKQATSRKAS, via the coding sequence ATGGCCATCTTTGACCCGATCGCCGACAAGGTGAAGCTGCTGACGCCCTCCGAGCTGAAGAAGCTGGCGGACACGAAGCTGTCGGACCTGGTGCAGCAGGAGGTGCCGCGCTCGCGCAAGCGGGTGGCGGAGCTGGAGCAGCGCTATCCGTCGGCGGGCACGCGGGAGCGCGCCCAGCGGCTCATCGACGAGAAGAAGCACGTGGCCAGCATGGTGGGCGGCATCAGCGGCGTCTTCGGCCTGCTGGGCCTGCCGGCGGACCTGACCGTGATGGCGTGGTTGCAGCTCACGCTCCTGGTGGACCTGGCCACGCTGTACAAGGTGAACCTGAAGAGCGAGCGGGCGCGCAACGAGCTGCTCGACCTGTACGGCTACGCGACGGGCGTGGGTCCGGTGCAGCGCTCGGGGCCGCGGGTGCTGGGAAAGGTGGCCGAGGTGCTGCTGACGAAGGGCGGCCTGCACACCCTGGGGCGGGCGATGCCGCTGGTGGCCGTGCCGGTGACGGCGTACCTCAACAACCAGCACATCCAGAAGGTGGGAGACCACGCGGTGCGCTCCTACGAGGGCTTCGACAAGGCGCACGCCAAGACGAAGCAGGCCACCTCGCGCAAGGCGAGCTGA
- a CDS encoding FHA domain-containing protein produces the protein MFTITVGLIGKRTTTTGTLASREIAIGRDPKNDLVLESGSVSRTHCRLVAIEGATIVLDEGSRNGTWLNGRPVAQPAVMHFEDELVIGPYKLKVQSLVGRGTAGTLEFVASRPQVPADTDGSPFPQEHTMVFAGLPSLEHRRQALRWLMRDVNSPNPRVIELLRAALQDPDAELRMTAVLAAACVRAREVLPELQALDVSALLEEVDEPRERRFYEQLWHGVIRYLQERRHPGDSVPGRDPLNPLWRMLAGALEVTDVTSLLLHSLTTPLEPGTRPEQLPPGVVEQNGRYVLRQSGMPLRWVAPVDHWVGANPVRRVRSEGFFVAQVPIDRPLAAWVGKPLPIRAVPDYEQVWLGSYQEAERLCEALSRIEGVSIRLPTADEWEMAARGPDGRRYPWGNLPQQDWEKHASPWGVEHLVGDVPEWTFDPRTSSQLLRGGVEARTWVRHVVHPDEDEFAAALRFVIPGV, from the coding sequence GTGTTCACCATCACTGTCGGTCTCATTGGAAAGCGGACCACGACGACGGGGACCCTGGCTTCGCGGGAGATCGCCATCGGAAGAGATCCCAAGAACGACCTCGTCCTGGAGAGTGGAAGCGTCTCGCGCACCCACTGCCGGTTGGTGGCCATCGAGGGTGCCACCATCGTGCTGGACGAAGGCTCACGCAACGGCACCTGGCTCAACGGCCGGCCCGTCGCCCAACCCGCGGTCATGCATTTCGAGGATGAATTGGTCATCGGACCCTACAAGCTGAAGGTGCAGTCACTCGTGGGCCGGGGCACGGCCGGTACGCTGGAGTTCGTGGCCAGCCGGCCGCAAGTGCCCGCCGACACGGACGGGTCCCCCTTCCCCCAGGAGCACACCATGGTGTTCGCGGGGCTGCCCTCCCTGGAGCACCGGCGTCAGGCCCTGCGCTGGCTCATGAGGGATGTGAACTCCCCCAACCCCCGGGTCATCGAGCTGCTGCGGGCCGCCCTGCAGGACCCGGACGCCGAGCTGCGGATGACGGCGGTGCTGGCGGCCGCGTGCGTGCGCGCCCGCGAGGTGCTGCCGGAGCTCCAGGCGTTGGATGTCTCCGCCCTGCTGGAGGAGGTCGATGAGCCTCGCGAGCGCCGCTTCTACGAGCAGCTCTGGCATGGGGTCATCCGGTACCTCCAGGAGCGCCGTCACCCAGGGGACTCCGTTCCCGGGAGGGATCCGCTCAACCCGCTGTGGCGCATGCTGGCCGGGGCCCTGGAGGTGACGGATGTCACGTCCTTGTTGCTGCACTCGCTCACCACGCCCCTCGAGCCGGGGACGAGGCCCGAGCAACTGCCGCCCGGAGTGGTGGAGCAGAACGGCCGCTACGTGCTGCGCCAGTCGGGGATGCCCTTGCGGTGGGTGGCGCCCGTCGACCACTGGGTCGGCGCCAATCCCGTGCGCCGGGTGCGCTCCGAGGGCTTCTTCGTGGCCCAGGTGCCCATCGACCGTCCTCTGGCGGCCTGGGTGGGTAAGCCTCTACCCATTCGTGCCGTGCCAGACTACGAGCAGGTGTGGCTCGGTTCCTACCAGGAGGCCGAGCGGCTGTGCGAGGCCCTCTCACGTATCGAGGGGGTGTCCATCCGGCTGCCCACCGCGGACGAGTGGGAGATGGCGGCCCGCGGGCCGGATGGGCGGCGCTACCCGTGGGGCAATCTGCCCCAGCAGGACTGGGAGAAACACGCCTCGCCCTGGGGTGTGGAGCACCTGGTGGGGGACGTGCCCGAATGGACGTTCGACCCGAGGACCTCCTCGCAGCTGCTGCGGGGGGGCGTGGAGGCCCGGACGTGGGTGCGGCACGTCGTGCACCCGGACGAGGACGAGTTCGCCGCGGCGCTGCGGTTCGTCATTCCGGGCGTGTGA